The Arachis hypogaea cultivar Tifrunner chromosome 14, arahy.Tifrunner.gnm2.J5K5, whole genome shotgun sequence DNA window ctatAAAGATATACGCATATTTCATTCatctattttcattttattttgttaagAACATTAAGTTGAGTGTtgcaaaatttaaaagtttattggatattttcttttttaaaaaatctataggtatatattttgaaaacattAATATTCTTTTTCCTTAAATTTGACCCTAATTTGGGAATAAAAAAgtcataatttatatatttttttacttttattaataCATTCATTTTCctattttatattctttaattattattaaaataaataaataattataaatattatacatataaaattgtaactattaaattaaataaaataattttgtattattgtCTCTTAAGCATTATTCTACGAGACTATCACAAAATTATTTAAGAAACTAATTGTAATAATTAtgcgcgtttttttttttttggtgactaataaTTATGCGCGTTTAATAGAATGTAGTTTGGAAGAGATTAAAAAGTAATGATGATGAGTAACAGATTCACCCTTGACATATAATATAAGTAAGCAATGAAAATCCAAAGGCCACAATATTTGTGTGCACCACACACTCTGTGAGACTACTAGAGATGGTTTAACAACTTATGGATAGTACTCGCACCCAACACCAGcatccaaagaagaagaagaagcactgtGCCCCTTTGCTTACTCTTACAACAACTTCCACTAATCCAAACAACCCTTTCTCCATTCTTCTCTTCTATTTCGCCAAGTCCCTCAGAGCCCTGTGCTTCAACAGGATTCACTGCTGCACTCATGCTTTAGTCATAACCAACACTCTCATCTAtgcttcttcttcaatggagCCTGTGACCTCCAATGAAGCTTCTCAGAAGGGAAACAAAGAGAGCTTTGCTCATTTGATTGAAGACACTGATAATAAGGCTCGTGAGAGCACAAgcacaccttcttcttcttcttcttcaagctcaGAGTTCCTTTCATCTTCGACCAATGCCCATGAtgcagaagaacaagaaaagagTCCAAGTAGCACTGAGGAATCTTCATCTTCTTCGGTACCTTCAATGGGGTGGCCGGTTAAGGAAATTGCTGCATTGAACTTGGAGAATCAAGATGGTAAGAACAAGAAGCACTTGGGGAATGGGGAATTTGAGAAACAAGAATCAGTATCAGGTATTCAATTTTTGCGCTTTATGCAAATAATGAGAAATACATGTTTCTAATTATTGCCATGTATATATTTTCTGATTTGTCTTTTGATTGTGAGTTTTAGAGATTGAGATGATGAAGGAAAGGTTTGCAAAATTGTTACTTGGAGAAGATATGTCAGGTTGTGGAAATGGAGTCCCTACAGCATTGGCTATATCAAATGCCATAACTAATCTTTGTGGTATGTATGAAGAAAAATGCACTTGTTTGACATTTCGATTTATTAATTGATTCGAGGGTAGCTCCAATTGTTTGCCTCTAATGGCATTGTTTGATATGCTTCTTTTACTTTGTGTTGAAAAAATGTAGCTACCTTGTTCGGGCAACTTTGGAGGCTAGAACCCTTGCGTCCGGAGAAGAAAGCAATGTGGCGAAGAGAGATGGAATGGCTTCTATCTGTTAGTGATCACATAGTTGAGCTGATTCCTACTTGGCAAACCTTTGCAGATGGAAACAAACTTGAGGTACCATTATGCACTTtgcaaataattttgatttttgagttaTGCAGTTTTGGATGATGTATTTTGAAAGGCAAAACTTTGATCTAAACCTTTGTAGTATGTACTGTCAATATAAAATTGAAATTGTATAATTAGTTGTTGATAATCATAGACTCAAAtagtgaaatttgaattcaaaagtTGATAATGGTTCATGGTTGTACATGAAATGCAAAATTGACTTGGTGTTTGAACTTTAAATTGAATCTAAAAGAATTTTACTTTATTGATTCATGTACTATAAGAGAAACTATCTTCTAGTTTTACTCCATTTTCTCTAATCTTATTTCTCATTTGGTTAGAGAATCTGTTGATGGCTAAACTTTGAATGTGAATCAGGTCATGACTTGTCGACCGCGCTCAGATCTTTATGTCAATCTTCCTGCCCTGCGTAAATTAGATAACATGCTTCTTGTAAGATCTACAGCATTAAATTTACATAGTTATTCCATTTTCAACAATTGGCCACTCATGatgtttttggtgttttttataGGAAATTCTTGACAGTTTTGTCAACACAGAGTTTTGGTATGTAGACCAAGGCGTTCTATCCCCAGATGCAGACGGTGTATCTTCTTTTCGACAAGCCCTTCAGCGACAGGAGGAGAAATGGTGGCTTCCCGTGCCAAGAGTCCCTCCTTGTGGCCTTAATGATAATTCAAGGAAGCAGCTGCAGCACAAGCGTGATTGCTCGAACCAAATACTGAAAGCTGCAATGGCCATTAATAGCATTACTTTAGCCGAAATGGACATCCCTGAGTCTTATTTGGAATCTCTTCCAAAGGTATCAAATTCTTTTGAGACACCATAAAATCAAATTAacataataattgtcaaattgcTGATCAAACTATTTATTTCTTCAGAATGCTAGAGTCAGCTTGGGCGATGTGATTTATCGTTACATCACCTCAGATCATTTTTCTCCCGAGTGTTTGCTGGCATGCCTTGATTTAACTTCTGAGCATCAAGCCATAGAGATCGCGAACCGAGCGGAGGCTTCCATGTACATTTGGCGAAAAAGGATCAACACAAAGCCTGCCAATAACATCACTACCAGTGGCAGAACTAGTTCAAGAACATCATGGGAAATGGTCAAGGATCTGATGGTTGATGGAGACAAAAGGGAATTGTTCTCAGAGAGAGCAGAAAGCCTTCTGCTTTCTCTAAAGCAACGTTTCCCAGGCCTCCCTCAAACGGCCTTAGATATGAGCAAAATCCAATACAACAAGGTTTTTGTTAAACTACATTTGAAGAGACTTACCAAAATTATCCATTGAAAGATCATAGCATTGACAAAATTATCCATTGAAGAACAAAACTTCCACCTATAAGAAATATTTACCCACAAGTGATCATATAGCTGACAATATTACTGAATGAATTTTTGTTGCTTCATGGATAATTCAGCCAGTGACATGATGTTTCACTAGTAATTGATCCCTTTGTTTGGTATAAACTTTGATCTCAGTCATTCAAAATTGCTGTGCTGTATAGGATGTTGGCAAAGCCATTCTGGAGAGCTACTCTAGAGTGCTGGAGAGCTTGGCATTTAACATGGTAGCACGCATCGACGACGTGCTCTACGTAGATGACTTGACAAAACACTCTGGACAGTTCACATCTCACACAAAAGTTGgtgtaattactcacaagaataTTTCAGTGCCATGCTCAATGCCTGTCCCAGGCACCCCATACAAATCAGCCTTCGGCTCGCCAAGCCTCTCTCCAGCGCAAGGGATCAGTTCTTTAAGGGGAGGGAAATCGCCACTCCTtcccagcagcagcagcagcaatacCAACAGTCCTCATAGAAGAGTAGGGGTGAAGAAATCTTTGACTGATTTTCTTAGCATTGACACAAAAGGAAAAGGGTATGAGAGTTCAAATGAGAAAGTAGCAAGCGATGAAGTGGCAGCATTTGAAACAGATGTGGAGTCAAGTGATTTCACTGAAGAAGCAGTTAGCCCAAATATGCTGCAGAAGGCATGGTTAGAGTGagggagaaaaaaaagaaaaaaaaaaaaaaaaaaactaaagaagcTATTGATCTTTTATAGCTGAGGCATTGCTGTGCCTTTTCTTTTGAATCTTTTCAGTCTTTTGTATGTATATGAATTATGAAATGTAGAAGGATTCAGATATTGCAGTAGTAATGAGATGCCTCTTAACAAGGGGTTACTCGATTTGTCAATTACCGGTTCCCGCAAACCTCAATTTCATCATGGAATCATTCCGTATAACTAAAGTTCAATTATAATATCCAAAGAACAAAAAGGGAACTAAAGTACAATTATATACTAGTACTAGATATTTCTGAGAAAGAAGGTAAAAGTAAAGATCggagcgacagaaggttgagatttgggataTGGAATACAGACACTCTAATAGAAaaatccatggaggtggtggataccATGATAAGGAAGAAGATTACCATCATGTGCCTATAAGAAACAAAATGAGTGAAAGCTAGGGAGTTTGATACCTCgggttcaaactttggtatatagAAAATGTGAAGAATAGAAATAGAGTAGGTattattgtggataagcagtggaagaaggacgtagtggatgtcaagagggtggatgatcggatcatctctatcaaacttatgGTGGAAGGAGGTACTTTTCCTGTGATTAACGCCTATGCATCGCAAGTGGGTTTGGACGAGCAActcaagataaggttttgggaggatctagagagtttggtccaCAACATACCTTcgggagataagattttttaggaggagatttaaatggccatgttggaagaGAAGTGATTAGGTATGGAAGTATTCACGGAGCCCATGGTTTCGGGGTGGTCAATACCGATGGTAAAACTATTTTAGACTTTTCCTCAATCTTTGACATTCTCATTGTAAATACATGTTTCAAAatgagagacgaacatcttataacttatagaagtggcatgacaagctctcaaatcgacttcttcttgttaagGAGAGTTgaccgaaaattttgcattaatggTAAAATTATTCCGAGAGAGAGTTAACAATACAACATAGAATGCTCGACATGGATTTTTTCGttgaacaaaaattaagaaaaagacatcatacgaagaacccaagcaCGAGGTGGCggcggatgaaaggtgaagaacaaagaaccttCCTAAGACGAGTAGGTGGTAGCGCGGAATTACACTTCAAACcactaaaccagcaagtgcactgggtcgtccaagtaatacctgagtgagtcagggtcgattccacgaggattgtgatttgaagcaagctatggttatcttgtagatcttagtcaggcggatagaagagttgttggattgTTTTAAAcgcataaaaagaaaataaataaaacgttactggtgcacgaaattgtgatcatcaatggcgccaacaacttggtacgcacaattgtaatctcaactctttgtcacaactccgcacaactaaccagcaagtgtactgggtcgtccaagtataaaccttacgtgagtaaggatcgatcccacggagattgtcggcttgaagcaagctatggtcatcttgtaaatctcagtcaggcggattcaaatggttatggagtttaagataattaaaagatgaataaaatatataataggatagagatacttatgtaatttattggtaagaatttcagataagcgtatgaagatgctttgttcctcctaaacttctgctttcctattgccttcttccaatcattcatactcccttccatggcaagcttcattttgggcatcaccattgtcaatagccacctcccgtcctctcagtgaaaatggtccaaatgcgctgtcaccgcacgactaatcatctgtcggttctcgatcatgttggaataggatccattgatccttttgcgtctgtcactacgcccaacactcacgagtttgaagctcgtcacagtcatcccttcccagatcctactcggaataccacagacaaggtttagacttttcggatctcaagaatggccgccaatgattctatcctataccacgaaggttctaatcttagattagaaacccaagagatacacattcaagcttgattgcatgtagaacggaaatggttgtcaggcacgcgttcataggtgagaatggtgatgagtgtcacggatcatcacattcatcatgttgaagaacgaatggatatcttggaacagaaataggcttgagttgaatagaaaaacaatagtactttgcattaatt harbors:
- the LOC112743497 gene encoding rop guanine nucleotide exchange factor 7 translates to MDSTRTQHQHPKKKKKHCAPLLTLTTTSTNPNNPFSILLFYFAKSLRALCFNRIHCCTHALVITNTLIYASSSMEPVTSNEASQKGNKESFAHLIEDTDNKARESTSTPSSSSSSSSEFLSSSTNAHDAEEQEKSPSSTEESSSSSVPSMGWPVKEIAALNLENQDGKNKKHLGNGEFEKQESVSEIEMMKERFAKLLLGEDMSGCGNGVPTALAISNAITNLCATLFGQLWRLEPLRPEKKAMWRREMEWLLSVSDHIVELIPTWQTFADGNKLEVMTCRPRSDLYVNLPALRKLDNMLLEILDSFVNTEFWYVDQGVLSPDADGVSSFRQALQRQEEKWWLPVPRVPPCGLNDNSRKQLQHKRDCSNQILKAAMAINSITLAEMDIPESYLESLPKNARVSLGDVIYRYITSDHFSPECLLACLDLTSEHQAIEIANRAEASMYIWRKRINTKPANNITTSGRTSSRTSWEMVKDLMVDGDKRELFSERAESLLLSLKQRFPGLPQTALDMSKIQYNKDVGKAILESYSRVLESLAFNMVARIDDVLYVDDLTKHSGQFTSHTKVGVITHKNISVPCSMPVPGTPYKSAFGSPSLSPAQGISSLRGGKSPLLPSSSSSNTNSPHRRVGVKKSLTDFLSIDTKGKGYESSNEKVASDEVAAFETDVESSDFTEEAVSPNMLQKAWLE